A single genomic interval of Rhizobium leguminosarum bv. trifolii WSM1325 harbors:
- a CDS encoding sodium/hydrogen exchanger (PFAM: sodium/hydrogen exchanger; transporter-associated region~KEGG: ret:RHE_CH03498 potassium/proton antiporter), with protein sequence MEAFYIVVLVSTALVLLAAFSSLLAFRFGAPLLLLFLMIGLAAGVDGLGIEFSNNYLAYILGSIALAVILFDSGFGTPMQAFRLAAVPSLALASVGVLITASLFAFAAMWLLNFTWLEGLLLGSIVASTDAAAVFFLLRIGGINIRDKVRSTLEVESGTNDPMAIFLTIALVEVLASGERYAGINIGMLAMFVQQMGLGVILGLLGGMMIVLIVSRLDTDRGLTPIFVLALALLVFSFTGAVGGSGFLAVYVAGIYAGNRKMQAIGTIKRFQDGMTWLAQIIMFLVLGLLATPSQFPVIIVPAILLALFLIFVARPLAIWLSLLPFDYTQQEIGFVAWVGLRGAVSILLAIMPILGGLENGQIYFNTAFIIVLVSLLLQGWTIKPVAKKLGLIIPPRIGAVDKVEVDLPGAANHELLSYRVIKDSPVLRGERIPRWATPSLVIRDGKSMRYQYAGRLREHDLVYLFIVPSYSRLLDRLFASRAPVDDDDAEFFGAFALSPARPAADLDAAYGPGLLNESERGLTIAELMRQRLGGKADYADRVRLGSIILIVRDLDEHDHITSVGMSLEAVEPAITLPIFLNLKDITQRIRDRLNGRRNRETAASESPPKPPAGRDEGTRENGR encoded by the coding sequence ATGGAAGCGTTCTATATCGTGGTGCTGGTTTCGACGGCGCTCGTGCTTCTTGCCGCTTTTTCGAGCCTGCTCGCCTTCCGCTTCGGCGCCCCCCTGCTGCTGCTCTTCCTGATGATCGGCCTTGCTGCCGGCGTCGATGGTCTCGGCATCGAGTTCAGCAATAATTATCTCGCCTATATTCTCGGCTCCATTGCGCTGGCCGTGATCCTCTTCGATTCCGGCTTCGGCACGCCGATGCAGGCCTTTCGGCTCGCGGCCGTGCCCTCTCTGGCGCTCGCCTCGGTCGGCGTGCTGATCACCGCCTCGCTCTTTGCCTTCGCCGCCATGTGGCTTTTGAATTTCACCTGGCTGGAAGGCCTGTTGCTCGGCTCGATCGTCGCATCGACCGATGCCGCCGCCGTCTTCTTCCTGCTGCGCATCGGCGGCATCAACATCCGCGACAAGGTGCGCTCGACGCTGGAGGTCGAATCCGGCACCAACGACCCGATGGCGATCTTCCTCACCATCGCCCTCGTCGAGGTGCTGGCGAGCGGCGAGCGTTATGCCGGCATCAATATCGGCATGCTCGCCATGTTCGTGCAGCAGATGGGCCTCGGCGTCATTCTCGGCCTGCTCGGCGGCATGATGATCGTGCTGATCGTCAGCAGGCTCGATACCGATCGCGGCCTGACACCGATCTTTGTGCTGGCGCTCGCTCTTCTCGTCTTTTCCTTCACCGGCGCGGTTGGCGGCAGCGGCTTCCTCGCCGTCTATGTCGCCGGCATCTACGCCGGAAACCGCAAGATGCAGGCGATCGGCACCATCAAGCGCTTCCAGGACGGCATGACCTGGCTGGCGCAGATCATCATGTTCCTGGTGCTCGGCCTGCTCGCCACGCCATCGCAATTTCCTGTCATCATCGTGCCGGCCATCCTGCTCGCCCTCTTCCTGATCTTCGTCGCCCGGCCGTTGGCGATCTGGCTGTCGCTGCTTCCCTTCGATTACACGCAGCAGGAAATCGGCTTCGTTGCCTGGGTCGGCCTGCGCGGCGCCGTCTCCATCCTGCTTGCCATCATGCCGATCCTCGGCGGGCTTGAGAACGGCCAGATCTATTTCAATACCGCCTTCATCATCGTGCTGGTCTCGCTGCTCCTCCAGGGCTGGACAATCAAGCCCGTCGCCAAGAAGCTCGGCCTCATCATTCCGCCGCGCATCGGCGCCGTCGACAAGGTCGAGGTCGACCTGCCGGGCGCGGCCAACCACGAACTGCTCTCCTACCGCGTCATCAAGGATAGCCCGGTACTGCGCGGCGAGCGCATTCCGCGCTGGGCGACCCCGTCGCTCGTCATCCGCGACGGCAAGTCCATGCGCTACCAATATGCCGGGCGGCTGCGCGAGCACGATCTCGTCTATCTCTTCATCGTGCCGAGCTATTCCCGCCTGCTTGACCGGCTCTTCGCCAGCCGGGCGCCTGTCGATGACGACGATGCCGAATTCTTCGGGGCCTTCGCGCTCTCCCCCGCCCGCCCCGCCGCCGATCTCGATGCTGCCTATGGCCCCGGCCTGCTCAACGAATCCGAAAGGGGCCTGACGATCGCCGAATTGATGCGGCAGCGCCTCGGCGGCAAGGCCGACTATGCCGACCGCGTCCGCCTCGGCTCGATCATCCTCATCGTCCGCGATCTCGACGAGCACGATCACATCACCTCCGTCGGCATGTCGCTCGAAGCAGTCGAACCGGCAATTACGCTGCCGATCTTCCTCAATCTCAAGGACATTACCCAGCGCATCCGCGACCGGCTGAATGGACGCCGGAACCGGGAAACCGCAGCCTCCGAAAGCCCCCCGAAACCACCGGCCGGACGCGACGAAGGCACACGCGAAAACGGCCGCTGA